In a genomic window of Glycine max cultivar Williams 82 chromosome 13, Glycine_max_v4.0, whole genome shotgun sequence:
- the LOC100782448 gene encoding pentatricopeptide repeat-containing protein At4g37170 — MKTITKAREFRCIEYLSSLRRSFSFSSSSSSHSRHFQFRNDKRNHLNPKDLVSEDNKFEEAVDVLCQQKRVKEAVELLHRTDHRPSARVYSTLIAACVRHRALELGRRVHAHTKASNFVPGVFISNRLLDMYAKCGSLVDAQMLFDEMGHRDLCSWNTMIVGYAKLGRLEQARKLFDEMPQRDNFSWNAAISGYVTHNQPREALELFRVMQRHERSSSNKFTLSSALAASAAIPCLRLGKEIHGYLIRTELNLDEVVWSALLDLYGKCGSLDEARGIFDQMKDRDVVSWTTMIHRCFEDGRREEGFLLFRDLMQSGVRPNEYTFAGVLNACADHAAEHLGKEVHGYMMHAGYDPGSFAISALVHMYSKCGNTRVARRVFNEMHQPDLVSWTSLIVGYAQNGQPDEALHFFELLLQSGTKPDQVTYVGVLSACTHAGLVDKGLEYFHSIKEKHGLMHTADHYACVIDLLARSGRFKEAENIIDNMPVKPDKFLWASLLGGCRIHGNLELAKRAAKALYEIEPENPATYITLANIYANAGLWSEVANVRKDMDNMGIVKKPGKSWIEIKRQVHVFLVGDTSHPKTSDIHEFLGELSKKIKEEGYVPDTNFVLHDVEEEQKEQNLVYHSEKLAVVFGIISTPPGTPIKVFKNLRTCVDCHTAIKYISKIVQRKITVRDSNRFHCFEDGSCSCKDYW; from the coding sequence ATGAAGACTATAACAAAGGCTAGGGAGTTTCGATGCATTGAGTACTTATCTTCATTGCGGAGaagtttttccttttcctcttcctcttcctcccaTTCTCGTCACTTTCAATTTCGCAATGATAAACGGAATCATCTGAACCCCAAAGACCTTGTCAGCGAGGATAACAAATTTGAAGAAGCCGTTGATGTTTTATGTCAGCAAAAGCGCGTCAAGGAAGCGGTTGAATTGCTCCATCGTACTGATCATCGACCCTCCGCGCGCGTGTACTCCACCCTCATTGCCGCTTGCGTTCGTCACCGCGCTCTTGAACTGGGTAGGAGGGTCCATGCCCACACTAAAGCTTCTAACTTTGTTCCAGGGGTTTTCATTTCTAACCGTTTGCTTGATATGTATGCCAAATGTGGGAGCCTCGTGGATGCCCAGATGCTGTTTGATGAAATGGGTCACAGGGATTTGTGTTCTTGGAATACCATGATAGTTGGTTATGCCAAACTTGGTCGCCTTGAACAAGCTAGGAAACTGTTTGATGAAATGCCCCAAAGAGATAACTTTTCTTGGAATGCTGCAATATCTGGTTATGTCACCCATAATCAGCCTCGGGAGGCTCTGGAGCTGTTTAGAGTGATGCAGAGGCATGAGAGATCGAGTTCAAATAAGTTTACCTTGTCCAGTGCCTTGGCTGCTTCTGCTGCCATTCCTTGCTTACGTCTTGGGAAGGAAATTCACGGCTACTTAATAAGAACTGAGTTGAACTTGGATGAAGTCGTTTGGAGTGCTCTGTTGGATTTGTATGGCAAGTGTGGGAGTTTAGATGAAGCTAGGGGAATTTTTGACCAGATGAAGGACAGAGATGTTGTTTCATGGACTACCATGATTCATAGATGCTTTGAAGATGGAAGAAGAGAAGAGGGGTTTTTGTTATTCAGAGACTTGATGCAGTCAGGTGTTAGACCAAATGAGTATACGTTTGCTGGAGTTCTAAATGCATGTGCTGACCATGCTGCTGAACACCTGGGAAAGGAGGTTCATGGGTACATGATGCACGCAGGGTATGACCCCGGTTCATTTGCTATAAGTGCCCTTGTTCATATGTACTCAAAGTGTGGGAACACTAGAGTTGCAAGAAGGGTGTTCAACGAGATGCATCAGCCTGATTTGGTATCATGGACTTCTCTAATTGTTGGGTATGCTCAAAATGGTCAACCAGATGAAGCACTTCATTTCTTTGAATTACTACTCCAATCAGGTACCAAGCCTGATCAAGTAACCTACGTTGGTGTCCTTTCAGCTTGTACTCATGCTGGATTAGTGGATAAAGGGTTAGAATATTTCCATTCAATAAAGGAGAAACATGGATTGATGCATACTGCTGATCATTATGCATGTGTTATTGATTTATTGGCAAGATCTGGCCGATTCAAAGAGGCAGAGAATATCATTGATAACATGCCCGTAAAGCCTGATAAATTCCTTTGGGCATCCTTACTTGGAGGATGTAGAATACATGGGAACCTTGAATTGGCTAAAAGAGCAGCAAAAGCATTATATGAGATAGAGCCCGAGAATCCAGCTACCTATATCACTCTGGCTAATATTTATGCTAATGCTGGTCTATGGAGCGAGGTAGCCAATGTTAGAAAGGATATGGACAATATGGGGATAGTGAAGAAGCCAGGTAAGAGCTGGATTGAAATTAAAAGACAAGTGCATGTGTTCTTAGTAGGAGATACATCCCACCCAAAAACAAGTGATATACATGAATTCCTAGGAGAACtctcaaagaaaataaaggaagaaGGCTATGTTCCTGACACGAACTTTGTGCTACATGATGTGGAGGAGGAGCAGAAAGAGCAAAATCTTGTTTACCACAGTGAGAAGCTTGCTGTTGTCTTTGGAATAATTTCAACTCCCCCAGGAACTCCAATCaaggtttttaaaaatttaagaacttGTGTAGACTGTCACACCGCCATCAAATATATATCAAAGATTGTTCAAAGAAAGATAACAGTGAGAGATTCAAATAGGTTTCATTGTTTTGAGGATGGAAGCTGCTCGTGTAAAGACTATTGGTAG
- the LOC100782989 gene encoding UDP-galactose/UDP-glucose transporter 5 isoform X1 — MAESSTSSPVSVDSIPRDNDKFWKGSFTVAGIMVTLVTYGLLQEKIMRVPYGTEKEYFKHSLFLVFCNRITTSAVSAGSLLASKKVLDPVAPIYKYCLISVSNILTTTCQYEALKYVSFPVQTLAKCAKMIPVMVWGALIMQKRYQGPDYLLAFLVTLGCSAFILYPAGTDMSPYSRGRENTVWGILLMVGYLGFDGFTSTFQDKLFRGYDMEIHNQIFYTTLCSCVLSLTGLILQGHLIPAIEFVYHHHDCFFDIALLSTVATISQFFISYTIRTFGALTFATIMTTRQLVSIMLSCVWFAHPLSWEQWIGAVIVFGSLYGKSFSRKMPQKTTPSIALVQNGDPNNLKDNL; from the exons ATGGCGGAATCATCCACTAGTTCTCCTGTTTCAGTTGATTCCATTCCCAGAGACAATGATAAGTTCTGGAAAGGGTCATTTACTGTCGCCGGAATCATGGTTACTCTCGTCACCTATGGTCTCTTGcag GAAAAGATCATGAGAGTGCCGTATGGGACAGAAAAGGAGTATTTCAAGCATTCACTGTTTCTTGTTTTCTGCAACCGCATCACAACATCTGCTGTTTCTGCTGGTTCTTTGCTG GCAAGTAAAAAAGTGTTGGACCCGGTAGCTCCCATTTATAAGTACTGCCTTATCTCGGTTTCAAACATACTAACTACAACTTGCCAGTATGAG GCCCTCAAATATGTTAGTTTTCCTGTTCAGACCCTTGCAAAATGTGCAAAAATGATACCAGTTATG GTCTGGGGTGCCCTCATTATGCAGAAGAGATACCAGGGACCTGACTATTTGTTGGCTTTTTTAGTTACCCTTGGCTGCTCAGCATTTATCCTATATCCG gcAGGAACAGACATGAGTCCTTACAGTAGAGGAAGGGAAAATACAGTTTGGGGCATTCTCCTAATGGTTGGCTATCTTGG GTTTGATGGATTTACAAGCACATTCCAAGATAAGTTGTTTAGAGGCTATGACATGGAGATACATAATCAGATATTTTACACAACATTGTGCTCTTGTGTTCTTAGCCTGACAG gtCTTATCTTACAAGGACATTTAATACCAGCTATAGAATTTGTTTATCACCATCATGATTGTTTCTTTGACATAGCATTGCTTTCGACT GTTGCCACAAttagtcaattttttatttcatacacAATTCGCACCTTCGGTGCTCTGACATTTGCAACCATAATGACCACAAGACAG TTGGTGAGCATTATGCTGTCATGTGTGTGGTTTGCCCATCCTCTTAGCTGGGAACAGTGGATTGGAGCT GTCATTGTCTTTGGCTCCCTTTATGGAAAAAGCTTCTCGAGGAAAATGCCTCAGAAGACAACCCCCTCTATAGCACTTGTTCAAAATGGGGATCCAAATAATTTGAAGGACAATCTGTGA
- the LOC100782989 gene encoding UDP-galactose/UDP-glucose transporter 5 isoform X2 — MAESSTSSPVSVDSIPRDNDKFWKGSFTVAGIMEKIMRVPYGTEKEYFKHSLFLVFCNRITTSAVSAGSLLASKKVLDPVAPIYKYCLISVSNILTTTCQYEALKYVSFPVQTLAKCAKMIPVMVWGALIMQKRYQGPDYLLAFLVTLGCSAFILYPAGTDMSPYSRGRENTVWGILLMVGYLGFDGFTSTFQDKLFRGYDMEIHNQIFYTTLCSCVLSLTGLILQGHLIPAIEFVYHHHDCFFDIALLSTVATISQFFISYTIRTFGALTFATIMTTRQLVSIMLSCVWFAHPLSWEQWIGAVIVFGSLYGKSFSRKMPQKTTPSIALVQNGDPNNLKDNL, encoded by the exons ATGGCGGAATCATCCACTAGTTCTCCTGTTTCAGTTGATTCCATTCCCAGAGACAATGATAAGTTCTGGAAAGGGTCATTTACTGTCGCCGGAATCATG GAAAAGATCATGAGAGTGCCGTATGGGACAGAAAAGGAGTATTTCAAGCATTCACTGTTTCTTGTTTTCTGCAACCGCATCACAACATCTGCTGTTTCTGCTGGTTCTTTGCTG GCAAGTAAAAAAGTGTTGGACCCGGTAGCTCCCATTTATAAGTACTGCCTTATCTCGGTTTCAAACATACTAACTACAACTTGCCAGTATGAG GCCCTCAAATATGTTAGTTTTCCTGTTCAGACCCTTGCAAAATGTGCAAAAATGATACCAGTTATG GTCTGGGGTGCCCTCATTATGCAGAAGAGATACCAGGGACCTGACTATTTGTTGGCTTTTTTAGTTACCCTTGGCTGCTCAGCATTTATCCTATATCCG gcAGGAACAGACATGAGTCCTTACAGTAGAGGAAGGGAAAATACAGTTTGGGGCATTCTCCTAATGGTTGGCTATCTTGG GTTTGATGGATTTACAAGCACATTCCAAGATAAGTTGTTTAGAGGCTATGACATGGAGATACATAATCAGATATTTTACACAACATTGTGCTCTTGTGTTCTTAGCCTGACAG gtCTTATCTTACAAGGACATTTAATACCAGCTATAGAATTTGTTTATCACCATCATGATTGTTTCTTTGACATAGCATTGCTTTCGACT GTTGCCACAAttagtcaattttttatttcatacacAATTCGCACCTTCGGTGCTCTGACATTTGCAACCATAATGACCACAAGACAG TTGGTGAGCATTATGCTGTCATGTGTGTGGTTTGCCCATCCTCTTAGCTGGGAACAGTGGATTGGAGCT GTCATTGTCTTTGGCTCCCTTTATGGAAAAAGCTTCTCGAGGAAAATGCCTCAGAAGACAACCCCCTCTATAGCACTTGTTCAAAATGGGGATCCAAATAATTTGAAGGACAATCTGTGA
- the LOC100778548 gene encoding 60S ribosomal protein L23a-like isoform X1 translates to MAPKADSSKKADPKAQALKTAKAVKSGANFKKKTKKIRTSVTFHRPRTLKKDRNPKYPRISAPPRNKLDHYQILKFPLTTESAMKKIEDNNTLVFIVDLRADKKKIKDAVKKMYDIQAKKVNTLIRPDGTKKAYVRLTPDYDALDVANKIGII, encoded by the exons ATGGCTCCCAAAG CTGATAGTTCAAAGAAGGCTGATCCAAAGGCACAGGCCTTGAAAACTGCCAAGGCAGTTAAGTCCGGTGCTAACTTTaagaagaagaccaagaagatCCGAACATCTGTTACCTTCCATCGACCAAGGACTTTGAAAAAGGATAGGAACCCCAAATATCCACGCATTAGTGCTCCACCCAGGAACAAGCTTGATCACTATCAGATATTGAAGTTTCCTCTCACGACTGAGTCTGCAATGAAGAAGATTGAAGACAACAACACTTTGGTTTTCATTGTTGACTTGCGGGCCGACAAGAAGAAGATCAAGGATGCAGTCAAGAAGATGTATGATATTCAGGCCAAGAAAGTAAACACCTTGATCAG GCCTGATGGAACCAAGAAGGCCTATGTCAGGTTGACACCTGATTATGACGCCCTGGATGTGGCCAACAAGATTGGAATTATCTAA
- the LOC100778548 gene encoding 60S ribosomal protein L23a-like (The RefSeq protein has 1 substitution compared to this genomic sequence) produces MAPKADSSKKADPKAQALKTAKAVKSGANFKKKTKKIRTSVTFHRPRTLKKDRNPKYPRISAPLRNKLDHYQILKFPLTTESAMKKIEDNNTLVFIVDLRADKKKIKDAVKKMYDIQAKKVNTLIRPDGTKKAYVRLTPDYDALDVANKIGII; encoded by the exons ATGGCTCCCAAAG CTGATAGTTCAAAGAAGGCTGATCCAAAGGCACAGGCCTTGAAAACTGCCAAGGCAGTTAAGTCCGGTGCTAACTTTaagaagaagaccaagaagatCCGAACATCTGTTACCTTCCATCGACCAAGGACTTTGAAAAAGGATAGGAACCCCAAATATCCACGCATTAGTGCTCCACCCAGGAACAAGCTTGATCACTATCAGATATTGAAGTTTCCTCTCACGACTGAGTCTGCAATGAAGAAGATTGAAGACAACAACACTTTGGTTTTCATTGTTGACTTGCGGGCCGACAAGAAGAAGATCAAGGATGCAGTCAAGAAGATGTATGATATTCAGGCCAAGAAAGTAAACACCTTGATCAG GCCTGATGGAACCAAGAAGGCCTATGTCAGGTTGACACCTGATTATGACGCCCTGGATGTGGCCAACAAGATTGGAATTATCTAA
- the LOC102660592 gene encoding RING-H2 finger protein ATL54, whose protein sequence is MVSEWKKLMLFLCSNSGRNRVEGQFVEETIPNEYSIQFPSVNLESCVINSLPVSQFKKDEVEGEHMPVNADCAICLGEFEEGEWLKLLPNCTHGFHASCIDTWFRSHSNCPLCRAYVSHADTQECSVSLYTLLETSRSQDFSTETTAYFQSPENLEITHHSCPD, encoded by the coding sequence ATGGTGAGTGAGTGGAAAAAACTTATGCTTTTTTTGTGTTCAAACTCTGGTAGAAACAGGGTTGAAGGCCAATTTGTTGAGGAAACAATTCCTAATGAGTATTCTATTCAGTTTCCAAGCGTTAACTTGGAGTCATGTGTGATAAACTCTCTTCCGGTGTCTCAGTTTAAGAAAGATGAGGTTGAGGGGGAACATATGCCAGTTAATGCGGACTGTGCCATTTGTTTGGGAGAATTTGAAGAAGGGGAATGGCTCAAACTTCTTCCTAATTGCACCCACGGCTTCCATGCTTCCTGCATTGACACCTGGTTTCGCTCTCATTCTAATTGCCCTCTTTGCAGAGCTTATGTTAGTCACGCTGACACACAAGAGTGTTCTGTTTCTTTGTACACGCTGCTAGAAACTTCCAGGAGCCAAGACTTCTCCACTGAAACCACTGCGTATTTCCAATCCCCTGAAAATTTGGAGATCACACATCACTCCTGTCCTGATTAA
- the LOC100784063 gene encoding uncharacterized protein: protein MENHSDSIFSYHESCDELRQKLLATTLELKTMENVKRELLNLLKMAYQERDEAREELQKLEAREELQKLVTKLTPSILFEVPSMMMIHAQTKANSSITESNSTSHVSSSVDSLLEAFSPQEFSNMNNNNIVESHNLGGYYLKQPSVQNMNMSVLSQKRTCDAGDQVIEYMAKGKVLPQKGNLLKAVMDAGPVLQTLHVAGPLPTWRNPPPLQNIKIPPLNVQDFVASNNNNNVNTLRKPMLAPSHYSTQPSMLNNSFQMASNANCKNLAPSRIPQSNQHLLRN from the coding sequence AGTTGTGATGAGTTGAGGCAAAAGCTTTTGGCCACCACACTGGAACTGAAGACCATGGAGAACGTGAAGAGGGAACtgttgaatctgctgaagatggCATACCAAGAGAGAGACGAAGCAAGAGAAGAGCTTCAAAAACTCGAAGCAAGAGAAGAGCTTCAAAAACTCGTTACAAAACTAACACCCTCGATTTTGTTCGAAGTTCCTTCCATGATGATGATTCATGCGCAAACCAAGGCAAACTCGAGCATCACCGAATCCAACAGCACCTCGCACGTTTCCTCCTCCGTAGATTCCCTTCTCGAGGCATTTTCTCCTCAGGAATTCTCTAACATGAACAACAATAACATTGTCGAGTCCCACAACTTGGGTGGTTATTATCTGAAACAACCTTCTGTTCAAAACATGAACATGAGTGTCTTGTCTCAAAAGCGCACGTGTGATGCTGGGGACCAAGTGATTGAATACATGGCTAAGGGAAAAGTGTTGCCTCAAAAGGGTAATCTCCTTAAGGCTGTGATGGACGCGGGTCCTGTGCTTCAGACACTCCATGTTGCGGGGCCACTTCCCACGTGGCGAAATCCCCCTCCTTTGCAGAACATAAAGATTCCACCTCTCAATGTTCAAGACTTTGTTGcttccaataataataataatgtgaatACACTTCGGAAGCCAATGCTTGCACCCTCTCATTATTCTACACAGCCTTCCATGCTCAACAATTCATTCCAGATGGCTTCAAATGCTAATTGCAAAAACCTTGCACCATCGAGGATTCCACAAAGCAATCAGCATCTTCTACGAAACTAG